The uncultured Methanoregula sp. genomic sequence TCAGATCCCCATCATCTGCCACGCACCCGTACGAGCGATCAACCCTGAGGGAATGTTCCCGGTGGCTCATAAGTGACCCCCCGGGTCGATACCCTCAGCAGGCCGACTCCTGCTTCCTTCGGGAAAGCAGGAAACAATCTCTCACTCCAGAGACCGGAATGGAGGAAAACCTCCTTCCGGATCATACAACAAGCCACTCAATCCCTTTTTCCTCCTGTATGAAAAACCGTTCTTTTCATCAATTAAAGAATAACTGAGTCCGGACACCGCACCGGTATCTACGCAATCCGGTTTTCCCTCTCCTTTGCATTCTGTGTTGGGCAAGCCAGGGTATCTGACAGGAACCCCTCTTGCCGACCGGGTTAATATGCCAGTATTTATTGCTGATATCATTAAACTAAAAAACCGGGATACCCGTTCGTACGTGGGGAAAATTCATGGGAAACGATCTTCAGAAACAGGTGTACGAGATACTCGAAAGCCGGAGCAGGGAATTACCGGCAGGGATTTTCTTATCCCGTGCTCTCCTTCTCCTCATCCTGATTAATGTAATCGCTGCTGTGATAGAGACGGATGCCTGGTTTTTCCATACCTATGGTCGCACTCTCGACATCATTGCCGTATTCTCGGTTTTTGTCTTTTCCGCCGAATATATCCTGAGAGTCTGGTGCTGTACACAGAATCCTGCGTACCAGTCACCGGTCACTGGCAGGCTCAGGTACATGGTTACACCGGCTGCGATCATCGATCTGTTTGTCATCCTGCCGTTCTTCTGCCTGCCCTTTGTTGTCCACAAGGGGGTGACCTCATTTATCCGGTTCCTGCGCATATTCTGGATCCTGAAGATCGGTCATTACACCCGGAGCCTCGGTATATTTTCCCGGGTCTTCAAAGCAAAACGGGAAGAGATCTTCATTGCTTTCTTTGTAATGCTGGTCCTCCTCGTGATTGGATCCGCCCTGATCTTCTTTGCAGAAAATGAGGCACAACCCACAAAATTCTCCAGCGTGCTCGCTTCGATGTGGTGGGGTATCGAGACCATGGCAACGATCGGATACGGTGACATGGTGCCTGTCACCCCTCTCGGGAAAATTATTGCCGCTTTCGTTGCGGTGGTAGGTATAGGCCTTTTTGCCCTGCCCGCCGGTATCCTGGCATCCGGATTCATCGATGAATATAATAAAACCCGTAACAATATGCAGACTCCGCCGAAAATCTGCCCCCATTGCGGGAAAGAGATAGACGATCAGCAGAAGGGAAAGGATCCATAATCCCGAAATCTTCCTGCCGGTGTCCCTGGATCAACCGGATATTTTCCTGAA encodes the following:
- a CDS encoding ion transporter, which encodes MGNDLQKQVYEILESRSRELPAGIFLSRALLLLILINVIAAVIETDAWFFHTYGRTLDIIAVFSVFVFSAEYILRVWCCTQNPAYQSPVTGRLRYMVTPAAIIDLFVILPFFCLPFVVHKGVTSFIRFLRIFWILKIGHYTRSLGIFSRVFKAKREEIFIAFFVMLVLLVIGSALIFFAENEAQPTKFSSVLASMWWGIETMATIGYGDMVPVTPLGKIIAAFVAVVGIGLFALPAGILASGFIDEYNKTRNNMQTPPKICPHCGKEIDDQQKGKDP